The Chthoniobacterales bacterium DNA window AGAGCGCCTCGTCGATTTTCTGACGAGAAAACTTCTTCGTGGCCTCTTCCAGCTCAATGCGGAACCCCTCATCCGTCTTCTCGCGGCGGGCAAAAGCAACGACCCGCGTGCCCTCGGGGAGATCTCCGTCGGCGGCCAGATTGTAAATGGCGGGGATCAGTTTGCGATGGGTCAGATCGCCGGTGGCACCAAAAATGACGATGGTGCAGGGCTGGGGAATCGGACGGGTGGGTTCGGTGACGATGGGTTTTTCCATGAGGTAATTGGGTTGGGCAACCGCCTGAGCCTGGCACTCACCGGTTGCGCATGAGGGGAATAAGGTAAACCCCTACGAGCTTCAATCAGAAATCCACATTAACCGCAAAACCACGGCTGCCAGCGCGGCGTTATTTGTAACCAGCCTCGCCCTCTTTGTGCAGGCGGGGACCTTTGGCTTCAAGCGGTTCGGGAGCCTTTTCGATGGGAATATTCGGCGCGCTGTCGATCCAGCGGCTGCCCTCGGGTGCGGCCCAGTGGACGGCGTTTCGCAGGACGAGCTGCACGTTTTTGTCGTGATAAATCGGGTACGTCTCGTGGCCGGGGCGAAAGTAGAAAATCTTCCCGTTGCCGCGCTTCCAAGTCGCGCCGGAACGGAAGACCTCACCCCCCTCAAACCAACTGATGAAAATCTGCTCGTCAGGAGAGGGGATGCCAAAGGGCTCGCCATACATTTCCGTGTTGGGCAGCTCGAAATAAGGCCCGAGTCCCTGCACGATCGGATGGCCCGGATTGCACACCCAGAGCCGCTCTTTTTCGCCCGCCTCGCGCCAGGTCAGGGAACAGCTTGTGCCCATCAGGCGCTTGAAGATTTTGGAATAATGCGCCGAGTGCAGCACGATCAATCCCATGCCCTGAAGCACGCGCTCCTGCACGCGGGCCACGATTTTATCCTCCACCTCCTGGTGTGCGCAATGTCCCCACCAAAGCAGCACGTCGGTCTCGGCGAGCACAGCCTCGGTCAGCCCGTGCTCCGGCTCTTGCAATGTCGCTGTGCGGACTTCCAATCCACTGTCGGCGCGCAATCCGGCGGCGATGCATTCGTGCATTCCCTCGGGATAAATCTCGCGAACGATGGGGAGTTTTTGTTCATGGACGTTCTCGCCCCAGACGGTGACTTTCAGCATAATGTTAGGAGTGTTGAATGAAGACAAAGGCACTTGAGACAAGTGCCCTCCAGGGAGTGTCTCTGGAGGGCATCTGTCCTCAGATGCCAGGGGGGTTAGTCGGTAGTCTCGCCCGCGATCAATTCATCCCAAGTTTCGCGGCGGCGGACCACGCTGGCCTTGTCGCGGGTCACCAAGATTTCCGCCGGGCGCGGACGCGAATTGTAGTTCGACGCCATGGCAAATCCATACGCGCCGGCACTCATCAGCGCCACCACAGCGTCCTGCGTGAGCGGACTTACATCGCGATCTTGCGCAAAGAAATCGCCGCTCTCGCAGACGGGGCCCACCAGATCGATGCGCTCCGTGATCACGTCCTCCGCCTTCCGCACCGGCACGACTTCGTGGAAACCCTGGTAGAGCGCTGGGCGAATGAGGTCGTTCATGCCCGCATCGACGATCACAAATTTCTTACTCTCCGCCTGCTTCACATAATGCACCCGCGTTAGCAGCACGCCGGCGTTGCCCACGATCAGGCGACCGGGCTCGAAGAGAATTTTCACGCCCAGGTTCTTCAAGAGCGGCACCACCGATTGCGCATACTCCTCAATCGTGATCGCGGGCGATTCCTCCTGCTTCCACCACGCCTCCTGACCGGCCCCGATGGAATCGTGGTAAACAATCCCCAGCCCGCCGCCGATGCTAAAAAACTCGATCCCATGATCGCGCTTCAAGTCGGCCACCAGCGGGAGCATCTTCGTCACCGCATTGGCAAACGGCGCGCTCTTCGTAATCTGCGAGCCGATGTGCATCTGAACGCCGCGCAAATGCAGATGCGGCAACTTCGCAGCCGCCGCGTACACGTCGCGAATCCGATCAATACCGATGCCAAACTTATTGTCGCTCTTGCCCGTGGAAATGTATTTGTGCGTGCCCGCCTCCACGTTTGGGTTCACCCGGATCGCCACCGGCGCGCGCAAGTTCAGGCGCTGGGCGACTTCGTTAATCCGCAGCAGCTCGGCCTCGGATTCGACATTGAAACTGTGAATGCCCTCGCGCAGGCCCTGCTCGATCTCCTCGGTGGTTTTTCCCACGCCGGCAAAGGTGCATTTCGAGGCCGCGCCGCCCGCTTTCAGGACGCGGAAAAGTTCGCCGCCCGAGACGATGTCGAAGCTGCAACCTTCCTTCGCGAGAAGGTTCAATACGGCCAGATTCGAGTTGGCTTTGACCGCGTAACAAATCTGATGATCCAACTCCGCCATCGCCCGATCCAGCCGCCGGTAATGGTCCAGAATCGTGGCCGAGCTATAAACATAGAGCGGAGTTCCATGTTGATTGGCGAGCGTTTCGAGATCGACATCCTCACAGCGGAGCCGCCCGTTTTGATATTGAAATGAGTGCATAAAGGAACGCTCATCTTGGGCAGAAAGAAGCCGGACTCAATCGAAAAAGGTGAGTTTGAGAGCCATCGCCCAAGAGTCGCAAGTCTCGATTTGTTAACCGACGGTGTCTGCTACATGCGTTCGCAGCCGCTTTTGAAGCACGCCGGTTACTGAGGAAGTGGCAGGCTCACCCAGACCCAATCCCCTTTTTCCCTCGCTTTATCGGCTACGCCGTCGTCGTCTTTCTCATTCCAGCCAATGGACCAGATGCGGTAGCGGCCATCCGGCTCCAAGCGATAACGGAGCGGCTGTCCATCGATCGGGTCCAACGGAATCTGGGGAAGAAAACCGGGCTGCAAGGCTGCGAGTTGAGTGGGCCAGGACTGGTGAACCAGACGGCAGCGTTCGAGAGCGATGGCGACTTGGGCGGAGTTGAGCCGGGCCGTCGTCTCGGCTGCACCGACCTGCAATGTACTAAAAACAGGCAGAGAGATAGATGACAGCAGGTGAAGCATGCGCTGGGGAAAGGTGTCTTCTTCTTTAAATCTAGCCTCCAGTTCATGGGCTTTCGCCACATGGACTCGACCGCGAGCCGTATCGAGCACTCCATCCATCATCTGTTGCATATACTGCGAGTAATAAGCTCTGTCTGCGAGCCAGATGCCCTTGGGAATGCGATTCGCGCCAGTTAACTTGAGCATGGAGGTGGGGTCTAATTCGCCAAGCGTCCGAGCTGGGTCGGACCCTAATTGGCGGCTGAAATGGAAAAAGGCCGCCCGCTCCTTGCCGAGTGCACTGGTTATCTGGGCAAGCGGCTGGCAGGTGCTTATTTCTGCGGCCAGTTCTTGCAGTTGCGCATCGTTCCATACATGGGTGGCCAAGCCCTCACGGATGGCTGTCGCAGCCTTGGCTTCAATGGTCGAAGCTACCAAATGCCCGATCAGTGTCTGACTTGGCTCCGAGGCTCGGGCGAGAAGGAGGATGGTTTGAATATCTTGCAATGAGTCCCCGCTGTTTCCCAAGCGAATGCTTGTGATGGCCCGTAGAGAGTAGAGGGCGCTGAGCTTGTCCAACACAGTAAGGTGCGGAAGGCTCATGGCGAAGGTGCGCTCGTATTTGACGGGCGCCCTCATGCGAGGCTGCTCGCGCAAGTCGCGGGCGACTTCGTCCAGGGGAGCGCCCAGATTGATAATGGCCTGCCGGATGTCGGCCAGCGGTGCGCCGTAAGCCGGGGCAAGTTGAAACTCGGGCGAGGCGTGGACGTATTTTTGCCAGGCCGCAGCGTCGAATGGCTCCTCGCTTTTCACATTCATCTTCGGTGGCGGCAGCGTCTTGCTGGGAAGCGCCCAAGCCTCGGTGCGCGCCTTCGCTGTGATAAATTCCGGCGTGCCGCTGTCGGCGAATATGCCCGTCAGAAACGGGCTGAGAGCGAAGTTTTCCGCATCTGAAATCGGCGGCGGGATGATTTCCTGCAAGGTGACCGGCTCCCCTCTGGCACGCAGGTTCGCCTCCGCTTTTTCCCACTGGCGGGCTCCATACCACTCAATGCCCAGAGCTGGAAAAACGATCAACAAAACCAATGCTGCCATGCACCCGACGAGGATTCGTATGAGCAGCTTCTTTTTCGTCATGATCTGACTCAAGAAAGGCGAAACGGCGTGTCCTTGTCCATCTTTGTCGCACTCCCGGCTGGCACGCGGCTGGTTACTTCATCCGGTGAATTCGCGTTTGCCTTGGTGAGGCGCGCGATTTAAATCTAACTCCCCATGTCCGACACCATTCCCAACGCCCAACGTCTCCATTCCTCCCTCGTTCTCGACGGTGACGAGCGCGCCCCGTCCCGCGCCATGCTTTACGCGGTCGGGTTTAAAAAAGAGGATTTTGCCAAGTCCCAGATCGGTATTGCTTCCACCTGGAGCATGGTCACGCCGTGCAACATGCACATCGACAAGCTCGCCATTGAGGCAGGCAAAGGCGTCGATGCGGCAGGCGGAAAATCGGTCATTTTTAATACCATCACCATTTCCGACGGCATCTCCATGGGCACCGAGGGGATGAAATATTCGCTCGTTTCCCGCGAGGTCATCGCTGATTCCATTGAGACCGTTACCGGCTGCGAAGGCTTCGACGGCTTGGTCGCCATCGGCGGCTGCGACAAAAACATGCCCGCCTGCATCATGGCCACCGCGCGGCTCAACCGGCCCGCCGTCTTCGTCTATGGCGGCACGATTTTGCCCGGCTGTCTGACTGGGATTCTGGCGGGTCAAAAAACCGAGCGCCTGCTCGATGTCGTCTCCGTTTTCGAGGCGGTCGGTGCGCACGCCAATGGGAAAATCTCCCGCGACGAGTTGCATGAGATTGAGTCGAATGCCATTCCCGGAGCCGGTTCCTGCGGCGGCATGTACACTGCCAACACCATGGCCTGCGCCATCGAGGCACTCGGCATGAGCCTGCCCAACAGCTCTGCGCAAGCCGCCATTTCTCCCGCGAAAATGGCCGACGCCTCGAATGCTGGCGCGGCAGTTCTGCATTTACTGAAGGAAAACATCCGCCCCCTCGACATCATGACCCGCGAGGCTTTTGAAAACGCCATCACGGTCGTCATCGCGCTCGGCGGCTCGACCAACGCCGTCATGCACCTCCTCGCCATGGCACATTCGGCGGGCGTGGCGCTGAAAATCGACGACTTCACCGAGATCGGCAAACGCGTTCCCGTTCTCGCCGACCTCAAGCCGAGCGGCAAGTTTCTCATGTCGCAGCTCGTCGAAATCGGCGGCATCACCCCGCTCATGAAACAACTGCTCGACGCCGGACTTCTCCATGGGAGTTGCATGACAGTCACCGGCAAAACGGTTGCCGAAAACCTCGCCAGCGTCGCCCCGTATCCGGCTGGACAGGAAATCATCCGCGCCATCGACAATCCGATCAAAAAGGACAGCCACCTCGTTATTCTCTACGGCAACCTCGCCACCCAGGGCGCGGTCGCGAAAATTTCCGGAAAAGAGGGCCTGCAATTCACCGGCACGGCCCGTGTTTTCGAGAGTGAAGAAGCCGCCATGCACCGCATTCTCGACGGCACCGTCGTCGCGGGCGATGTGATCGTCATCCGCTACGAAGGCCCCAAAGGCGGCCCCGGGATGCGCGAAATGCTAGGGCCCACTTCCGCCGTCATGGGCCGCGGCCTCGGCAAAACCGTCGCCCTCATGACCGATGGACGTTTCTCCGGCGGCAGCCACGGTTTCGTCGTTGGCCACGTTACCCCCGAAGCCTATCTCGGCGGCAACATTGCCCTCATCCAGAACGGCGACGAGATCACGATTGACGCCGAGACCCGCGAGATCAACGTCCACGTTTCCGACGAAATTCTGGCCGAACGCCGCTCCCACTGGACCCCGCCCGCGCGCCGTTACACCAAGGGCGTGCTCGCCAAATATCAAAAAATGGTCAGCACCGCTAGCCTCGGAGCCGTCACTGATTTGGACCTCTGACGGGAGCGCACGCGTCTCGCGTGCACTTTTTGGCGTCTCGCCGAAAAGCTTCTTCGGCGAGCTATGCCACGGTTAGCGCCTGCGAAAGCCACTAGGCGGGACGCCCGCTGGATACACGCGAGACGCGTGCGCTCCCGAAGCACTCCCAAAACTCGCGTCCCATCCACATTCTGCTAATTTCACCACCCCATGCCCGAGCCGCTCCTTTACGAAAGCCACCTGCACACCCCGTTGTGCCGGCACGCGGTCGGCGAACCGGAGGAATACGCCGCCGAAGCCGAGCGAAAAAACCTGCGCGGCATTATCGTTACCTGCCACAACCCCATCCCGAATGGCTACTCCGCCCACGTGCGGATGCGACCCGATCAATTTGACGAATACATCGCCCTCGTCGCCCACGCCCGCGCTGCCTGGGACGGACGCGTGGACGTTCTACTCGGACTCGAATGCGACTACGCCCCCGGCCTCGAAGCTGATGTCGCCATTCTCTTAAAAAGAGCGGACTTCCATCACGTCCTCGGCTCCGTGCACACCCAGGTGAAGGAATACCGCACCCGCTACGACACCGGCAGCGCCTTCGAGTATCAGCAAACCTACTTTCACCACCTCGCCCTCGCTGCCGAGACCGGCCTCTTCGACACACTCTCGCATCCAGATCTCGTCAAAAACCAAGCCCCGCACGAGTGGAATTTAAGTCGCATCTTTCCCGACCTCCAGCGCGCCCTCGACCGCATCGCCGCCACCGGCATTGCGATGGAACTCAACACTTCCGGCCTGCACAAAGCCCTGCCCGAGATGAATCCCGGACCCGAGATTCTCGCCGAAATGCAGAAGCGCGGCATCCCTGTCGTCCTCGGAGCCGACGCCCATCAACCCCAACGCGTCGGGGCCGATTACCCGCTCGCCCTTCGCATGTTACAAAGCGCCGGATATAAAAACGTGAGCCTATTTCTCAATCGCCAGCGCCAGGAAATCCCCATCGCGGACGCCCTCGCAAGCTTGGAACGAGTTTGAGCCGACTCAGGCCCAGGTCGAGTAAGGGCGCTTTGAAAGTTGCGAGTTGTGGTAGCGGAAATCGGTGGAGACTTCCGCGCCAAGCCAGGGTGGGGGAGTGAACGGGGTTTGCTCCGACGGAAGCTCGACTTCGGCAATGAGGAGGCCCGCGTTCGCTCCGAGAAATTCGTCGAGTTCGATCACGAGTTCGCCGTGAGGAATGCGATGGCGGATTTTCTCGATGATCGGATTCGCACAGCGCGTGGCGAGCATTTCCTCGGCGTCGGAAAGCGGGATGGTGTATTCAAATTCGGCGCGGCTGAGGCCAATCACGGGGCCTTTGATCGTGAGCCAAGCCTCCACGTCGGCAATGCGGACGCGCACGGTGGCGGGCGGGCCGTTGACCAGATAACCTTGGCGCAGGCGGCGTCCGGGTTGGGTTAAAAACGCGCGCCAGGAGTCGTCGCGGACGAGAAACTTGCGTTCGATCTCGACTCCCATGGGACTTAGAGCGCGATCTTTTCGCCCGGCGGCGGAACGATTACGCGCATGGCCGGGGCGCGCTCGGCGAGTTGCGAGCGGAACCACTCGATGGCAGCCACGTCGCCGTGGACGAGCACGGTGGTGGAGGCGTTGACCCGCAAAATGTAGTCGAGCAAATCCTCGCGGTTGGCGTGGGCGCTGAAGTCGAATCTCTCCACCGTGGCGTTGAGAGTGAGCGGCGGCTGGCTCCGGTCGAGCACGACCTGGCTGCCCTTGGCCGCGCTGCGCAGAACGCCGCCGGGTGAGTCGGGCGCTGCGTAGCCGACGAAGAAGACGGAATGTTTTTCATCCTCGAGAAACTTCCGGGCGAAGACATTCGAGAGCGTTTTCTCGGTCATCATGCCGCTGGAAATGGCGAAGATTTTCCCATGGCCGGGCGACGCGTGCTGGGCTTCCTTGCCACCGAGAACGTAGGGCGCGACGATGTCGAGGAGCTGCAAACCCTGGTACGCGCGCGGCGTGGCACGGGAGAGTTCGTCGTGGATCATCGTCATTTTCGCGCTCAAGCCGCCGATATAAATGGGAGTCGCCTGGGCGAGATCGCCGTCGCGTTTCATCTCGTAAATGAGGGTGAGCACCTCCTGCGTTTTGCCAATCGCGAAGACGGGAATGAGGATCGAGCCGCCCCGAGCGAAGGCGTCCTTGATCGCGGCGACGAAGCGTTTCTCCTCGGAGTCGCGCGTGAGTGTGGCGGGAGTCGGGTTGTCGCCACGAGTCGTTTCGATGATGAGAACGTCGATCGCTTCCTCGGGAAATTTGGCCGCCTGACTAAGGGTCTGGTTGCGGAAATTCACATCGCCCGTGTAGAAAACCGTCTTACCGCCTCCTCGCAACATCACACCGGTGGAGCCGAGAATGTGCCCTGCATCGATCAGCTCGGCGGTGAAATCTTCGTCATCCCGATGGCGGCGTTCCCCGTCGATGCCGAAGGTCTGGTTCAGCGGCATGTAGTCCCAGCGGCCCACCATTCCATCGAGTTCGCGGTGAGTGAAAAGCGGGAAATCGACCGTGCCGAGTTCCTCGCGCTGGCGGGTCATCACGTTCACCGAATTATGCAGCATCGCCTCGCCCAGTCGGCTCGTGGCGTAGGTCATAAAGACGCGGCTCTGCGGATGCTGCCGCATGAGCACGGGCAAAGTGCCGATGTGATCCTGGTGCGCGTGGGTGACGATGATCGCGTCGATGTGCTCGCCTTTGACGAGGTTGAGTTGGGGCGCGGCCTGCAAACCCTCCTCCTTGGGATGCATCCCGCAGTCGAGCACGATGTTTTTCCCGCCGAGTTGCAGGTAGTAGGAGTTGGCCCCAATCTCGGTGCGGCGCGTGAGATTGGTGAGGGAAATGGAGTCGGTCAAAATAGGGAGTTTTCTGGCGGTTACTGGAGAGCCGACGAGGGAAATTGTAAAGGGCGAATCCTGCGCAACTATTCCCGTGGAAGTGAGTTAAAAGAGTCATGCTTCCTCCAGCCGATGCCGCCAGTTGGACCCGCGATGCCGCCGCGCATTTGCTGGGCCGGGCGGGCTTCGGCGCGACTCCACTGGAAGTCGAATCCACTTGGAAACTGGGACGAGCAAGGGCGATCGCGGCGTTGTTCGTTCCACCGCCGCCGGGACCGGAGTTGCAACTCGCCAGCGCGGAACCGGAGGCCACTCCGCGTGCCGATGTTCTTACAATGACGCCTCAAGAGCGCGAGACACTGAAACGCCAGATCCAGCAGCAGAATCGGTTGGACCTCGAAAAAATTCGCGGCTGGTGGATCGGGCAAATGGTCAATCCGCCTTCCGCCGTCCTCGAGAAGGCGACCCTATTCTGGCACGGCCACTTCGCGACGAGCGTGCAGAAAGTCAAAAGCGCCGCCGTGATGTGGCAGCAGAATCAGCTTTTGCGGAAGTTCGCCTTTGGCAATTTTCGCGACCTGGTCAAAGCGATTTCTTGCGACCC harbors:
- a CDS encoding MBL fold metallo-hydrolase — protein: MTDSISLTNLTRRTEIGANSYYLQLGGKNIVLDCGMHPKEEGLQAAPQLNLVKGEHIDAIIVTHAHQDHIGTLPVLMRQHPQSRVFMTYATSRLGEAMLHNSVNVMTRQREELGTVDFPLFTHRELDGMVGRWDYMPLNQTFGIDGERRHRDDEDFTAELIDAGHILGSTGVMLRGGGKTVFYTGDVNFRNQTLSQAAKFPEEAIDVLIIETTRGDNPTPATLTRDSEEKRFVAAIKDAFARGGSILIPVFAIGKTQEVLTLIYEMKRDGDLAQATPIYIGGLSAKMTMIHDELSRATPRAYQGLQLLDIVAPYVLGGKEAQHASPGHGKIFAISSGMMTEKTLSNVFARKFLEDEKHSVFFVGYAAPDSPGGVLRSAAKGSQVVLDRSQPPLTLNATVERFDFSAHANREDLLDYILRVNASTTVLVHGDVAAIEWFRSQLAERAPAMRVIVPPPGEKIAL
- a CDS encoding ThuA domain-containing protein, translating into MMLKVTVWGENVHEQKLPIVREIYPEGMHECIAAGLRADSGLEVRTATLQEPEHGLTEAVLAETDVLLWWGHCAHQEVEDKIVARVQERVLQGMGLIVLHSAHYSKIFKRLMGTSCSLTWREAGEKERLWVCNPGHPIVQGLGPYFELPNTEMYGEPFGIPSPDEQIFISWFEGGEVFRSGATWKRGNGKIFYFRPGHETYPIYHDKNVQLVLRNAVHWAAPEGSRWIDSAPNIPIEKAPEPLEAKGPRLHKEGEAGYK
- a CDS encoding histidinol-phosphatase HisJ family protein, whose protein sequence is MPEPLLYESHLHTPLCRHAVGEPEEYAAEAERKNLRGIIVTCHNPIPNGYSAHVRMRPDQFDEYIALVAHARAAWDGRVDVLLGLECDYAPGLEADVAILLKRADFHHVLGSVHTQVKEYRTRYDTGSAFEYQQTYFHHLALAAETGLFDTLSHPDLVKNQAPHEWNLSRIFPDLQRALDRIAATGIAMELNTSGLHKALPEMNPGPEILAEMQKRGIPVVLGADAHQPQRVGADYPLALRMLQSAGYKNVSLFLNRQRQEIPIADALASLERV
- the ilvD gene encoding dihydroxy-acid dehydratase, with the translated sequence MSDTIPNAQRLHSSLVLDGDERAPSRAMLYAVGFKKEDFAKSQIGIASTWSMVTPCNMHIDKLAIEAGKGVDAAGGKSVIFNTITISDGISMGTEGMKYSLVSREVIADSIETVTGCEGFDGLVAIGGCDKNMPACIMATARLNRPAVFVYGGTILPGCLTGILAGQKTERLLDVVSVFEAVGAHANGKISRDELHEIESNAIPGAGSCGGMYTANTMACAIEALGMSLPNSSAQAAISPAKMADASNAGAAVLHLLKENIRPLDIMTREAFENAITVVIALGGSTNAVMHLLAMAHSAGVALKIDDFTEIGKRVPVLADLKPSGKFLMSQLVEIGGITPLMKQLLDAGLLHGSCMTVTGKTVAENLASVAPYPAGQEIIRAIDNPIKKDSHLVILYGNLATQGAVAKISGKEGLQFTGTARVFESEEAAMHRILDGTVVAGDVIVIRYEGPKGGPGMREMLGPTSAVMGRGLGKTVALMTDGRFSGGSHGFVVGHVTPEAYLGGNIALIQNGDEITIDAETREINVHVSDEILAERRSHWTPPARRYTKGVLAKYQKMVSTASLGAVTDLDL
- a CDS encoding CYTH domain-containing protein, yielding MGVEIERKFLVRDDSWRAFLTQPGRRLRQGYLVNGPPATVRVRIADVEAWLTIKGPVIGLSRAEFEYTIPLSDAEEMLATRCANPIIEKIRHRIPHGELVIELDEFLGANAGLLIAEVELPSEQTPFTPPPWLGAEVSTDFRYHNSQLSKRPYSTWA
- the lysA gene encoding diaminopimelate decarboxylase, which translates into the protein MHSFQYQNGRLRCEDVDLETLANQHGTPLYVYSSATILDHYRRLDRAMAELDHQICYAVKANSNLAVLNLLAKEGCSFDIVSGGELFRVLKAGGAASKCTFAGVGKTTEEIEQGLREGIHSFNVESEAELLRINEVAQRLNLRAPVAIRVNPNVEAGTHKYISTGKSDNKFGIGIDRIRDVYAAAAKLPHLHLRGVQMHIGSQITKSAPFANAVTKMLPLVADLKRDHGIEFFSIGGGLGIVYHDSIGAGQEAWWKQEESPAITIEEYAQSVVPLLKNLGVKILFEPGRLIVGNAGVLLTRVHYVKQAESKKFVIVDAGMNDLIRPALYQGFHEVVPVRKAEDVITERIDLVGPVCESGDFFAQDRDVSPLTQDAVVALMSAGAYGFAMASNYNSRPRPAEILVTRDKASVVRRRETWDELIAGETTD